The following proteins are encoded in a genomic region of Coffea eugenioides isolate CCC68of chromosome 6, Ceug_1.0, whole genome shotgun sequence:
- the LOC113776494 gene encoding dnaJ homolog subfamily B member 13-like, translating to MGVDYYKILQVDRNGKEDDLKRAYRKLAMKWHPDKNPNNKKDAEAKFKQISEAYDVLSDPQKRAVYDQYGEEGLKGQVPPPSAYASTSDGGGPTMFRFNPRNPDDIFSEFFGFSSPFGGMGGMGDMGGPRSAGSGFSRGMFSDDIFASFRSATSEGSSGSFPRKAAAIERTLPCSLEDLYKGTTKKMKISRDVNDANGRPTTMEEILSIEIRPGWKKGTKITFPEKGNEQRGFIPSDLVFIVDEKPHSVFKRDGNDLVVTQKISLVEALTGYTAQITTLDGRSLTIPINSIISPTYEEVIKGEGMPIPKEPSKKGNLRIKFNIKFPTKLTSEQKTGIKRLLTSPGAST from the exons ATGGGGGTGGACTACTATAAAATCCTTCAGGTAGACCGCAATGGCAAAGAAGACGACCTCAAGAGAGCCTATCGCAAACTCGCTATGAAATGGCACCCCGATAAAAACCCTAACAATAAAAAAGATGCCGAAGCAAAATTCAAACAAATCTCCGAAGCCTACGAT GTGTTGAGTGATCCGCAGAAGAGGGCGGTATATGACCAGTATGGAGAAGAGGGATTAAAGGGGCAGGTTCCTCCGCCTAGTGCATACGCCTCTACGTCGGATGGGGGTGGTCCCACCATGTTCCGGTTCAATCCCCGCAACCCCGATGACATTTTCTCCGAATTCTTTGGGTTCTCGAGTCCCTTTGGGGGAATGGGCGGGATGGGAGATATGGGTGGCCCGCGTTCTGCTGGATCAGGCTTCTCCAGAGGTATGTTCAGCGATGATATCTTCGCATCGTTTAGGAGTGCCACCAGCGAAGGCTCCTCTGGCAGTTTCCCCCGGAAAGCCGCCGCCATTGAGCGGACACTGCCCTGTAGTTTGGAAGATTTGTACAAGGGAACCACAAAGAAGATGAAAATTTCGAGGGATGTAAATGATGCCAACGG GAGACCAACAACAATGGAGGAAATTCTTTCAATTGAGATAAGGCCAGGCTGGAAGAAGGGAACAAAAATTACTTTTCCGGAGAAAGGAAATGAACAGCGGGGTTTTATACCCTCAGACCTTGTCTTCATTGTCGATGAAAAACCTCATAGTGTCTTCAAAAGGGATGGCAATGACCTTGTCGTTACCCAGAAGATTTCGCTAGTTGAAGCTTTGACTGGTTATACTGCTCAGATAACAACACTTGATGGTCGAAGTTTGACAATACCTATTAACTCCATCATAAGCCCTACCTATGAAGAAGTTATCAAGGGAGAGGGTATGCCTATTCCCAAGGAACCTAGCAAAAAGGGAAACTTAAGGATTAAGTTCAACATCAAATTCCCTACAAAGCTTACCTCTGAACAAAAAACTGGCATTAAGCGATTATTGACATCTCCAGGAGCAAGTACTTAG